GCGCGTCGGCGACCGCGCCGGCTCCACGACACTGAGCGACCTCCGACACTGCGGCTGGGCACTCGATCTGCAGCAGTCGCGCATGGGCGCGTGGGCGAGGCAGAAGTGCCGCGGGGCGGGTTTCGAGCCTCGTGTGGTCTGCGAATCGCCCGACCCCCTGCTGATGCTGCAGCTCGTCCGCTCGGGACACGCCGCGGCCTTCATCCCTGCGCTCATCACGCAAGCGCGCTTCGGAGGAGTGGAAGTCGTCGCCCTCGCCTCCGAGCCGCATCGAACCCTGTACACCGAAGTACGCGCCGGCAGGCAGGAAAGCGGGGCCATCGCTGCCGTGCAGCAGGCCTTCGCCGACGCTATCGCCGCGCACACCAGCGCGGTACCGACAGCCGTGCTCGCTCTCGAACCACCCTCCTGATACGTGATCCCGGCCAGGTTCTCTCTCGTCTGAAGGCACGATGATCGAGCGATGTCTGGCAACCGCTGGACGTCGTAGCCTGGCAACCCGTTCTCAACGCCACGACCGCGGCCGGAGCCCTCGGACGAAGCAAGCGGACGTGTGGCTCCACCGCAGTCTCTCGTCGATGCCGTGAAACCTTCCCGCGGCCCAGTAGGCTTCGGTCATCATGGATGACGAGAGGTCGGCGCGGGATCCCGGAGCGGGCGTCCGCAGGATCGAACTCACGATGCGGCGCCCCCGATTCGCGCTCTACGCAGGAGTCAGGCCCACGCTCGTCATCGGCGAACGCGGCCAGCCGACGCAGTGGGGTCGGGGCACCTGGCAGATCCCCACCGACCGCCCCGTCGTCATCGAAGTGTTCCTCTTCAACCGCCTCTGGCGCTTCGGTCGCGCGGAAGCCTCCCTCACTCCCGAGGATGACACGAACTGGGAGTACCGAGCTCCGATGCTGCCCTTCCTCCGGGGCCGTCTCCGTCCCGCGTGACTCGACTCGAAGCAGCTCTGCGGAAACTGCACGCTAGAGGGCGTCCAGAGCCTTCCGCGCGAGCGCTGCTGCCTCCGCGGCGTCGTCCACCCGCTCTGCGGCAATCGCCCGGCGCTCCTGCACCTCCGGGATGTCCCGTTCGACGTGGCTCGCCGCCACGCGGGTCCGGGTGAGTTCCGCCTCGAGCTCTTCCGCTTTCTCGGCCAGCTCGGCCGCCCGGTCTCGGAGTCCCTGCAGCTCCCTCTCCTGCTTCGCGAGCTCCCGTTCCGCGGCCGTCTGGTCCTTCTCGGCCGCGGCGAGGCGACGTTCGGCTTCTCTCCGCGCGCGCCGCTCCTGCAACTCGTCGGTCGGCCGCTGCGGGGCGGCTTCCCGCGAATCGATGTCGCCGGCCACAGCGTCCCGGATGTCGGTGGCCGACGCCGTGGGTTCGAGCGCCCGCAACAGCCGCCCGGAGGCGACCGCGCTCGCAGCCAGGGGATCGAAGAACGCCGCCGAGATGCTGCGCTCGACGGCTTCCTGCGTCGCGGGTGTGATGCGTTCGCCGCGAGAACCCGCGATCTCGGCCGCCGTCTCCGCGAGCCGGCGCGTGAGGGCGCGACGTTCTCTGCCGAGCTTCGCCAGCGCAGGCGCATCCAGTTCGTCCTGCGCCTCACGAAGCTCGGCCGCCAGCCGCAGCGCCTCCCCCAGCTGGCCGGCCCGCTGCTGCGCGAACACGTTCACGACCCAGGCCGCGATCGAGGGCTTGCGGAGCGCGAGGATGCGGGACGCGAGTTCCGCGTCGTCGACCTCCGAGGCCCGGTCCTTCCGCGACGCGACGAAGGCTTCCGGGGAGCCCGCGTACAGAGCGGCCGCGATCTCCTCGAAGGTGGGGTCGACCATGCACCCACGATACGCCGCACACCTTCTCCAGCGTCGGTTCGCGGCTCGACCTGGACTACTCGATTGCCAGTTGGTCGGCCCAGTCCGCACTGATCAACGATCTGGTGCCGACATTGCCGTTGCCGAGTCCCGGGTAGAAGTAGAGCTGACCGGCGGGGGTGCGAGCGACCAGATCTGCGAGCCCATCGCCGTTGTAGTCGACGCCTCCGGTCAGGGCGGTGAACTCCACCCACCCCGAGCCCACCGCACGCGGCGTACCGAACCTCCCCGGCGACCCAGGATAGAAGTAGAGCGTTCCCAGACCGTCGACCGCCATCAGATCGCCACTCCCGTCGTTGTCGAAGTCGCCGCCGACGAGGAAGTGGTAGGACTGCCATCCGCCACCGACCGTGATGTGCGGGGAACCGAACCTTCCGAATCCGTTGCCACGGTAGATGGTCAGGATGCCGGACGCGGAGACACCGAGGACATCCTGCTTCCCGTCACCCGTGTAGTCGGCTCCGGAGACCACATGCAGCATGCTGTACCAGCCGTTGCCCACGGAGGCGGCTGAAGCGAATCCGCCGGTGCCGTTGCCCGCATAGAACTCGAGGGCGGCATCGGACCGCGCCACGAGGATGTCGGCCTTGCCATCACTATTGAAGTCAGTATGGGTGAGATGCCTGCGGGTATCGCCCCACCCCGCGAACAGGGTCGTCCCCGACGAGAAGCGCCCCGCGCCCGTGCCCGGCCGGAGACGGAGGGCACCGTTTCCGGCGATCTCCAGCAGGTCGGCGTTCCTGTCGCCCGTGTAGTCGGCCGACGCGACACCTGGCGCCTGTCCGGCACCGAGGCCGGGGAAGTACAGGGGAAGCGAGGCACCCCGCACGACGTTCGAGAGGCAGACGAACCCGTTGTTGACCGCGGTGTACACCGCACCTCTGAGCCGCACCTCGAAGTGCAGGTGGTACGCCGGGGAGTTGCCCGTGTTGCCGACGACGCCGATCTGCTGGCCGCGGACCACCCGGGTGCCCGGCGCATACATCCCCGGCGACGCCATGTGCGCATACCTCGTGACGTAGCCGCCGGCATGCTCGACGTCGGTGTAGTTGCCGTAGCCGCTGTTCGCGGTGCGCGATTTGATGACACCGTCGTAGGACGCGACGATGGGCGTGCCGCCGGCTCCGGAGATGTCGATGCCGTCGTGGGCGCGGTAATTGCCCCGACAGCCATCGCCCACCTTCGACTGGATGTTACCCGAGGCCGGATACACCATCTGGGGTTCGCTGGCGGCGGTCGCGGTCAGATTCGAGGACAGCGATGGTGCCGACGCACCGATCACGAGTGCGAGCACGGTCGCGATCCCGATGCGACCGAGACGCACGCGGGATGGTCGCTTCATCTCGAAGTTCTCTCTTGTTCGGCGGCCCCAGGGACGTGATGCCCTCCGCCGTCACCGTACCAGTGCGGCGGAGGTCTCCCGCGAACGCCACCGAGGAACCGGTGGATCCGCTGCCACCGGCGCCGTCCTGATCAGACCAGGTCGTACTCCCCGCCGTAGGGCGTCCCACCGTCGCCGTCGTCGTGCCCGCCCTCATCGGCCGTCGAGGTCGAGATCACGACCTGTGTGGTGGAGCTGATCAGGACGCTCACCGACCGCTCCCCCGCGACGTCGAACTCGACGAATCCGCCGCCCGAGCGAATGGCCTCTTCGATCCTCCGTCTGAGGTCTGCGACATCCTGGCCCTCCGCCAGGAAGTACTCCGCCTCGTTGAGCGCGATCCGCGTGCGCATGATCGTGTACATCTCGCCTCCGGTCGTCGTCATCTTCTTCCGGTTCGCTGCTGACGCTATGCGACTCGGCTCTTCGTCGAAACGGGGTTGCGCCGCGGGGCGGGAGGAGGCAGGGGGTCACGGATGTGCCGTCGGCCGGAGCTGTGCCCTCCCTCCGAGACCGGCAAAACAGGCTCACAACTTCGCGCCGTCGCAACTAGGCTGGGAGGAGCGCCTCGCCGTCCGGACCTTCCCGGTCATGGCGGCGTGAGCCCAGACGACCTCCTCCTCCGGTCGCACGGTCCCGCACTCCGGGATGGAGCCGCAGCCCGCCGTGTGTCCACGCCAGAAAGGCACGAACCTCATGAGCGATTCTCCCGGAAACGCCGGCCGCGACGACGAGCGCTCGCCGGACTTCTTCGACCAGCTGATCGAGACCACGCCGCGCGACCAGCAGGGCGCCTTCACGGTCGGCTTCCGCGGCTACGACAAGGCCGAGGTCGACTCCGCGCTCGCGGCCCTCCGCAATCAGCTCAAGCAGGCTGCCGCCGACGTCGCCGAGGCACAGGCCCGTGAGGAAGAGGCCGTCGAGACGGTCCGGGAAGAGGAGCGCAAGGCCCGCGAAGCCCTCGAGAGTGAGTTGGCCGCCGCGAACGCCAAGGCCTCCGACGCCGAGCAGCAGGTCGCCACGCTCACCTCCGAGCTCGTCGACACCCCGCAGCCCGACGGCGAGGAGGCCCCGTCGCGTCAGCAGTTCGAGGCGATCCTCCGCGTCGCCGAGGAGCAGGCGAACGTCCTCATCCAGAACGCCGCTGTGCAGGCCGACCGCCTGATGACCTCTGCCCGTGAGGAAGTGACCGCGCAGCGCGCCGAGGCCGAAGCCGACGCCGAGCGCATCAAGGAGCAGGCGCAGCGCGACGCAGACCAGGTGCGCTTGAAGATGGACACCGAGTACACGGCGCACGAGGCCCGCATCGAACGCGAAGCCGCACATGCCGCGGAGAAGGTGAACCAGGCCGCACAGGAGGCGACGGCGATCCGCACCGAGGCGGAGAAGGGCGCCGCCGCGTTGCGTTCCCTCGTCACGCGCGAGACGACCCAGCTGCGTGCCGACGCCGAACGCGACGTCCGCGACATGAACGCCCGAGTGCTGGAGTTCGAGGAGACCCTCACCCGTCGTCAGGACGACGCGCAGCAGGAGTTCCTCGTTCTGCACAACCAGGCCGTGGCGCACGCCGAGCGCATCACCAACGACGCCAACGAGCAGGTCTCGGCGTCGCTCGAACACGCCCAGCGCATCTCGGCGCGGGCAGAGGACTACGAGCGCCTGACCCGTTCGCAGGCGCAGGCCATCGAAGCCGACGCGCAGGTCCGTGCTCGCGAGACCCTCGAACGCGCTCGCGCGAAGGCGCAGAAGATCGTCGACTCGGTCACCGGTCACACGACGGCCGTGCTGCACGATGCGGAGGACCGCACGCGTCAGTTGCGCTGGCAGCAGCAGCAGCTCTCGAGCTTCATGGCCGAGGTGCGCGAGCTGATCCGTCCTGACGGCATCTTCTCCGACGACGCGCTGCCGACGGAGATCACCGGAGCGGACGCACCCGGCGCAGCCCCCGCAGAGGCCGTCGCGGACGAGGCCCCGGAAGAGACCTTCCTCGGCGATGAGGTCCTCGAGGATGAGCTCGACGACAGCCCGCTCGAGAAGATCACGATCGACGTGGTGGAGACGAAGAAGAAGTCCTCCAAGTAGTCACGCAGACGAGAGAGGCGCGAGCAGGGATTCCCTGATCGCGCCTCTCTCGTTCCCGGACTGATCAGCGCCCGGGTGGTGTCTGAGGGCTACGCCCGACCGAACTGCGCCACCGCCGGGCAGTCGAACGGGTCGGCGCCGGCCGCGAGGCCGACCCGGTTGAGGTACTCGATCACGATCAGGTACGAGCGTCCGAGGCTGGTCTCCGTGTACGGCACGTTGTTCGCGGCACAGTAGTCGCGCACGATCTCCCGCGCCTTCGCCAGATGCGGTCGCGGCATGCTCGGGAAGAGGTGGTGCTCCACCTGGTAGTTGAGTCCGCCCATGAGCCAGGTCGTCCACCAGCCCCCGCTGATGTTGCGGGAGGTGCGGACCTGCTTGGTGAAGAAGTCGAGACGGGCGGCAGGATCGACGATCGGCATGCCCTTGTGGTTCGGCGCGAAGGCGGCCCCCATGTAGACACCGAACACCGCGAACTGCACGCCCATGAACGCGAACGCCATCCCGAGCGGGAGCATCATGAACACGGGCACGAGGATCAGGGCGAACCGCAGTGCGATGATGCTCAGCTCGGTCCAGCGTCCCTTGACGTTCTTGGTCGTCAGGAGGTACTTCAGTCCGAGGAAGTGGAGGTTCAGTCCCTCGAGCGTGAGAAGAGGGAAGAAGAGCCACCCCTGCTTGCGAGTGATCAGCTTGATCAAGCCCTTCGCCTTCGCCGCGTCCTCCTCGAGGAACGAGATGGTGTCGACCTCGATGTCGGGGTCCTTGCCGACCTGGTTCGGGTTGCCGTGGTGTTTGGTGTGCTTCGAGTCCCACCACGAGTAGCTCATGCCGATGCTGGCGATCACGATGCGTGCGAGCTTGAAGTTCGCGGGACCCGTCGTGAGGATCTGGCGGTGCGCGGCCTCGTGTCCGAGGAACGCGATCTGCGTGAGGACGATGCCGAGGCCCGCCGCGATGAGCAACTGGAACCAGCTGTCGCCGAGCAGGATGAAGCCGGTGATGAGGCCGCCGAGAGCGACGGCGATGCCGACGGACACCAAGACGTAGAACCACTGCGTCCGGCCGAGCAGCCCGGTCTCCTTGACCACCTGCGACACCTGCTTGTACGCCTTGGCCATCGGCGGGAAATCCGCATTGCCGGAGTACGTCTGACGAATCGGGCCCAGCGTTGCCGCGGTCGGTTCGATCTGTGTGATGGAGATGATCTTCTCCTGACGTTCGGAGCCCTTGAGCTGTGAAAGCCCAAGGCAGCCGCCCAACGCTTACCTCACAGTAGCCCCCACCGCATACGCGTCAGGGAATACATCGGAACCTCACGACGAGCACCCAGGCGCGGTCAGTTCCGGCGTCTCGCCGCTCGGTCAGGCGCGGGCGCGGCGAGCGCGGCGCCGCCAGGCTCGCGGGAGGAAGGCAGGACCCTGTGGGGTCGGCTCGTGTGCGTCTTCGAGCGCACGGAAGGCCTCGTCGAGCGAGCCGAATGCGCCGAGCTCGGCGCCGTGGTTGTCGCGCACGAGATGGGCGCTGCCGTCGAACTCGACGAAACCGGCGAATTCGCCGGCACGGGTCGCGACGTGGACGTCGTCGTCAGCCTGCTTCCAGGTCAACGGATCGGATGGAGGAAAAGTGGTCGTGCTCATGGTCATGCTCATTGCTGTGTGGCGGAAACGCGTGGCGCTCCGCAAGATGTGAGATCGAGGGCGGATTCCGCACGCATCGATGTGCGCGGTCCGTGATGGCCCTGATCAGTGGCGACGTGGCGGCCGAGAGGGGCGATGCACACACGTTGCATGATCAGCATAGCAGACCGTTGCATCACCCTGTGGCGCGCTGGATCAGCGCCGCGGCTCGCGCGAGACCTCGTTGCCGTCTGCCGATACCACCGGCGGCCGAAGGACCAGCACCACGACGACGCCGACGAGGATCAGAGCCGTCAAGGTCACGGGGATCGGAAGCACCGGGTCCAGCAGCACGAGAAGAGCAGCGATCGGGACGACGGTGTTCACCACGCGGTCGGCGTTCTCCCGGATCGCGATCCACCAGATGCCGAGCAGGAAGATCGCGATCGGGATGGTGACGGTGAAGGAGGCCGCGACGTTGGACAGATGGCTCTCCCCCGTCAACACGTCGAGTTCGACCTCGATCCCGGCCGAGAAGGCGGCGGCAGCTGCAAAGACGAAGTAGTGCGTGTAGCCGTATCGCAGTGAGCGCTGGAAGCTGGTGATGGCCCGGTGGTGCGGTGGCCAGAAGTAGATCCACCACAGTGACGCCGTGACGACGAGCGTGAGCACCGAGATCGCGATCAGCGGACCGAGGCTCTCGACCTCCTCGATCGCTTCGATGATGGCGTTCGCGGACGCGAGCAGACTCTCCCCCAACACGATCAGGGTGAAGAGCCCGTAGCGCTCCGTGATGTGGTGAGGATGCCAGGGCGTCTGCTTCCGGTACTCGGCGAACACCGGGATGCCGATCTCGATGAGGGCGAAGACGACGAACGCGGCGATCTGCCAGGGCCCGCTCGGAATCACGAGGAAGAGGATCCACAGCACCTGGACCGCGGCGATGCCGAACGCGTATCGCCGTGTC
Above is a window of Microbacterium aurugineum DNA encoding:
- a CDS encoding fatty acid desaturase family protein codes for the protein MGGCLGLSQLKGSERQEKIISITQIEPTAATLGPIRQTYSGNADFPPMAKAYKQVSQVVKETGLLGRTQWFYVLVSVGIAVALGGLITGFILLGDSWFQLLIAAGLGIVLTQIAFLGHEAAHRQILTTGPANFKLARIVIASIGMSYSWWDSKHTKHHGNPNQVGKDPDIEVDTISFLEEDAAKAKGLIKLITRKQGWLFFPLLTLEGLNLHFLGLKYLLTTKNVKGRWTELSIIALRFALILVPVFMMLPLGMAFAFMGVQFAVFGVYMGAAFAPNHKGMPIVDPAARLDFFTKQVRTSRNISGGWWTTWLMGGLNYQVEHHLFPSMPRPHLAKAREIVRDYCAANNVPYTETSLGRSYLIVIEYLNRVGLAAGADPFDCPAVAQFGRA
- a CDS encoding coiled-coil domain-containing protein; this encodes MSDSPGNAGRDDERSPDFFDQLIETTPRDQQGAFTVGFRGYDKAEVDSALAALRNQLKQAAADVAEAQAREEEAVETVREEERKAREALESELAAANAKASDAEQQVATLTSELVDTPQPDGEEAPSRQQFEAILRVAEEQANVLIQNAAVQADRLMTSAREEVTAQRAEAEADAERIKEQAQRDADQVRLKMDTEYTAHEARIEREAAHAAEKVNQAAQEATAIRTEAEKGAAALRSLVTRETTQLRADAERDVRDMNARVLEFEETLTRRQDDAQQEFLVLHNQAVAHAERITNDANEQVSASLEHAQRISARAEDYERLTRSQAQAIEADAQVRARETLERARAKAQKIVDSVTGHTTAVLHDAEDRTRQLRWQQQQLSSFMAEVRELIRPDGIFSDDALPTEITGADAPGAAPAEAVADEAPEETFLGDEVLEDELDDSPLEKITIDVVETKKKSSK
- a CDS encoding low temperature requirement protein A, whose translation is MLPRDPAQPHRTASTLELFFDLVFVVAVSIASAQLHHALSHGDFLHGITSYAMLFFAIWWAWMNFTWFATSFDTDDWLYRVTTFVQMGGVLVVAAGIPRAFTDGDFTITVLGYVVMRIAMVAQWLRASRSAGPLRSATRRYAFGIAAVQVLWILFLVIPSGPWQIAAFVVFALIEIGIPVFAEYRKQTPWHPHHITERYGLFTLIVLGESLLASANAIIEAIEEVESLGPLIAISVLTLVVTASLWWIYFWPPHHRAITSFQRSLRYGYTHYFVFAAAAAFSAGIEVELDVLTGESHLSNVAASFTVTIPIAIFLLGIWWIAIRENADRVVNTVVPIAALLVLLDPVLPIPVTLTALILVGVVVVLVLRPPVVSADGNEVSREPRR
- a CDS encoding transposase; protein product: MVDPTFEEIAAALYAGSPEAFVASRKDRASEVDDAELASRILALRKPSIAAWVVNVFAQQRAGQLGEALRLAAELREAQDELDAPALAKLGRERRALTRRLAETAAEIAGSRGERITPATQEAVERSISAAFFDPLAASAVASGRLLRALEPTASATDIRDAVAGDIDSREAAPQRPTDELQERRARREAERRLAAAEKDQTAAERELAKQERELQGLRDRAAELAEKAEELEAELTRTRVAASHVERDIPEVQERRAIAAERVDDAAEAAALARKALDAL
- a CDS encoding peptidoglycan DD-metalloendopeptidase family protein, whose amino-acid sequence is MKRPSRVRLGRIGIATVLALVIGASAPSLSSNLTATAASEPQMVYPASGNIQSKVGDGCRGNYRAHDGIDISGAGGTPIVASYDGVIKSRTANSGYGNYTDVEHAGGYVTRYAHMASPGMYAPGTRVVRGQQIGVVGNTGNSPAYHLHFEVRLRGAVYTAVNNGFVCLSNVVRGASLPLYFPGLGAGQAPGVASADYTGDRNADLLEIAGNGALRLRPGTGAGRFSSGTTLFAGWGDTRRHLTHTDFNSDGKADILVARSDAALEFYAGNGTGGFASAASVGNGWYSMLHVVSGADYTGDGKQDVLGVSASGILTIYRGNGFGRFGSPHITVGGGWQSYHFLVGGDFDNDGSGDLMAVDGLGTLYFYPGSPGRFGTPRAVGSGWVEFTALTGGVDYNGDGLADLVARTPAGQLYFYPGLGNGNVGTRSLISADWADQLAIE